In Streptomyces hawaiiensis, one genomic interval encodes:
- a CDS encoding ABC transporter permease, whose translation MTAMTTRAPAATARRSSQPRGLLLALLRLHRTALLFWLGLVAVAAGALLWAIGPGADAAWAEYTDLGCDRPRPNLGCDLPGPANARYQTAVAVGTGLLGLLPLLTGAWAGGALIGRDMESGTAQLAWTQSVSPARWLAAKLALPALLLVTGTFTVTLLHRVLWSSDRSLNGVMGWRAWHDDGVFEINGTIAAAQALAALALGVLAGLLLRRTLPALGVAVLAVVSLSYLLDDLRPYLWPVKTVVTSPDTTPGSGGMIVEDGALTAAGARVTYPACTGEPMCEAQHGITHYYADYHPASHFWPLQLVETGILLAVAALAAGTAFVLLRRRTGAAV comes from the coding sequence ATGACCGCGATGACCACCCGGGCACCGGCCGCCACCGCCCGGCGCTCCTCGCAGCCGCGCGGCCTGCTCCTGGCCCTGCTGCGGCTGCACCGCACGGCGTTGTTGTTCTGGCTGGGGCTGGTGGCGGTGGCCGCCGGGGCGCTGCTGTGGGCGATCGGCCCGGGCGCGGACGCCGCCTGGGCCGAGTACACGGACCTGGGCTGCGACCGGCCCCGCCCGAACCTGGGCTGCGACCTCCCGGGACCCGCGAACGCCCGCTACCAGACGGCCGTGGCAGTCGGCACCGGCCTCCTGGGGCTCCTCCCGCTGCTCACCGGGGCCTGGGCGGGCGGGGCGCTCATCGGCCGCGACATGGAGAGCGGCACCGCCCAGCTGGCCTGGACCCAGTCGGTCAGCCCGGCCCGCTGGCTGGCCGCCAAGCTCGCGCTCCCGGCCCTGCTGCTGGTGACGGGCACGTTCACGGTGACGCTGCTGCACCGCGTGCTGTGGTCGTCGGACCGTTCCCTGAACGGCGTCATGGGCTGGCGCGCGTGGCACGACGACGGCGTCTTCGAGATCAACGGCACCATCGCCGCCGCCCAGGCCCTCGCCGCCCTGGCGCTCGGCGTCCTGGCGGGCCTGCTGCTGCGCCGGACGCTGCCCGCCCTCGGCGTCGCGGTCCTGGCCGTCGTCTCGCTCAGCTACCTCCTCGACGACCTGCGCCCGTACCTGTGGCCGGTGAAGACCGTCGTGACGTCCCCGGACACGACTCCCGGCTCCGGCGGCATGATCGTCGAGGACGGCGCCCTGACCGCCGCCGGAGCCCGCGTCACGTACCCGGCGTGCACGGGCGAGCCCATGTGCGAGGCCCAGCACGGCATCACCCACTACTACGCCGACTACCACCCGGCCTCCCACTTCTGGCCCCTCCAGCTCGTGGAGACCGGCATCCTCCTCGCCGTCGCCGCCCTGGCGGCCGGGACCGCCTTCGTCCTGCTGCGCCGCCGCACGGGAGCCGCCGTATGA
- a CDS encoding RNA degradosome polyphosphate kinase: MSQPNTQAQVQHAQPSVGSIAAHRPHTVSAAVSDLEPDIDADLDAYEESPYDGPQLPQGRFLDRERSWLAFNERVLELAEDPNTPLLERANFLAIFASNLDEFFMVRVAGLKRRIATGVATRSASGLQPREVLEMIWARSRELMARHAACYHEDVAPALAEEGVHLVRWNELHEKEQARLFTLFRHQIFPVLTPLAVDPAHPFPYISGLSLNLAVVVRNPVTGHKHFARVKVPPLLSRFLESSPGRYVPIEDVIAAHLEELFPGMEVLEHHAFRLTRNEDLEVEEDDAENLLQALEKELMRRRFGPPVRLEVEESIDREVLDLLVRELKISEAEVYPLPGPLDLTGLFRIASLDRPELKYRKFVAGTHRDLAEVESASAPDIFAALRERDVLLHHPYDSFSTSVQAFLEQAAGDPDVLAIKQTLYRTSGDSPIVDALIEAAESGKQVLVLVEIKARFDEHANIKWARKLEEAGCHVVYGLVGLKTHCKLSLVVRQEGETLRRYSHVGTGNYHPKTARLYEDLGLLTADPQVGADLSDLFNRLSGYSRRETYRRLLVAPKSLRDGLISRITKEVQHHRAGRPAYVRIKVNSMVDEALIDACYRAAQAGVPVDIWVRGICALRPGVTGLSENIRVRSILGRFLEHSRVFAFGNGGEPEVWFGSADMMHRNLDRRIEALVRVTDPAHRAALNRLLETGMSASTASWHLGPDGDWTRHATDADGQPLRNVQEMLIDARRRRRGTATP, encoded by the coding sequence ATGAGCCAGCCGAACACCCAGGCACAGGTCCAGCACGCGCAGCCCTCCGTGGGCTCCATAGCAGCCCACCGCCCGCACACGGTGTCGGCGGCGGTCTCCGACCTGGAACCCGACATCGACGCCGACCTCGACGCGTACGAGGAGTCGCCGTACGACGGGCCCCAGCTGCCGCAGGGCCGCTTCCTCGACCGGGAGCGCAGTTGGCTCGCGTTCAACGAGCGCGTGCTCGAACTCGCCGAGGATCCGAACACGCCCCTGCTGGAGCGGGCCAACTTCCTCGCGATCTTCGCCAGCAACCTGGACGAGTTCTTCATGGTCCGGGTCGCCGGGCTGAAGCGCCGTATCGCCACCGGCGTGGCCACCCGCTCCGCCTCCGGCCTCCAGCCCCGAGAGGTGCTGGAGATGATCTGGGCCCGCTCCCGCGAGCTCATGGCCCGGCACGCCGCCTGCTACCACGAGGACGTCGCCCCCGCACTCGCGGAGGAGGGCGTCCACCTGGTCCGCTGGAACGAGCTGCACGAGAAGGAGCAGGCCCGCCTGTTCACCCTGTTCCGGCACCAGATCTTCCCCGTGCTGACCCCGCTGGCGGTCGACCCGGCACACCCCTTCCCGTACATCTCCGGCCTGTCCCTGAACCTGGCCGTCGTCGTACGGAACCCGGTCACGGGCCACAAGCACTTCGCCCGTGTGAAGGTGCCGCCGCTGCTGTCCCGCTTCCTGGAGAGCTCCCCGGGCCGCTACGTCCCCATCGAGGACGTCATCGCCGCCCACCTGGAGGAGCTGTTCCCGGGCATGGAGGTCCTGGAGCACCACGCCTTCCGCCTCACCCGCAACGAGGACCTCGAGGTCGAAGAAGACGACGCCGAGAACCTCCTCCAGGCCTTGGAGAAGGAGCTCATGCGGCGCCGCTTCGGCCCGCCGGTGCGCCTGGAGGTCGAGGAGTCCATCGACCGGGAGGTCCTGGACCTGCTGGTGCGCGAGCTGAAGATCAGCGAGGCCGAGGTGTACCCGCTGCCGGGCCCGCTGGACCTCACGGGCCTGTTCCGGATCGCCTCCCTGGACCGGCCCGAGCTGAAGTACCGCAAGTTCGTCGCCGGCACCCACCGCGACCTCGCCGAGGTCGAGTCGGCGTCCGCGCCGGACATCTTCGCCGCGCTGCGCGAGCGGGACGTCCTGCTGCACCACCCCTACGACTCGTTCTCCACCTCCGTCCAGGCCTTCCTGGAACAGGCTGCCGGCGACCCGGACGTCCTCGCCATCAAGCAGACCCTGTACCGGACCTCCGGCGACTCCCCGATAGTCGACGCCCTCATCGAGGCCGCCGAGTCCGGCAAGCAGGTCCTGGTCCTGGTCGAGATCAAGGCCCGCTTCGACGAGCACGCCAACATCAAGTGGGCCCGCAAGCTGGAGGAGGCGGGCTGCCACGTGGTCTACGGCCTGGTCGGCCTGAAGACCCACTGCAAGCTGTCGCTGGTGGTCCGCCAGGAGGGCGAGACGCTCCGCCGCTACAGCCACGTCGGCACCGGCAACTACCACCCGAAGACGGCCCGCCTCTACGAGGACCTCGGACTGCTCACGGCCGACCCGCAGGTCGGCGCCGACCTCTCGGACCTCTTCAACCGCCTGTCCGGCTACTCCCGCCGGGAGACCTACCGCCGGCTGCTCGTCGCCCCCAAGTCGCTGCGCGACGGCCTGATCTCGCGGATCACCAAGGAAGTCCAGCACCACCGTGCGGGACGTCCCGCGTACGTCCGCATCAAGGTCAACTCCATGGTCGACGAAGCCCTCATCGACGCCTGCTACCGCGCGGCCCAGGCGGGCGTGCCGGTGGACATCTGGGTGCGCGGCATCTGCGCGCTGCGCCCGGGCGTGACGGGCCTGTCGGAGAACATCCGGGTCCGCTCGATCCTCGGCCGCTTCCTGGAGCACTCCCGGGTGTTCGCCTTCGGCAACGGCGGCGAGCCCGAGGTGTGGTTCGGCAGCGCCGACATGATGCACCGCAACCTCGACCGCCGGATAGAGGCCCTGGTCCGGGTCACCGACCCG